aaggtaatattctaggaaaaccaagagcctaagcttggggatagcccagaaggcatcccctctttcgtcttcgtctatcagtaactttacttgaggctataattttattcaccacatgatatgtgttttgcttcgagcgtcttgtatgatttgagtctttgctttttagtttgccacaatcatcctgtacacaccttttgagagggacacgcatgaatcatgatttattagaatactctatgtgcttcacttatatcttttgagctaggcattttttctctagtgcttcatgtatatctttttagagcacggcggtggttttatttcatagaaattattgaactctcatgcttcacttatattattttgagagtctcttagaacagcatggtaatttgctttggttatgaatttagtcctaatatgataggcatccaagagggatataataaaaactttcatataaagtgcattgaatactatgagaagtttgattccttatgattgttttgagatataaagatggtgatattagagtcatgctagtgagtaactatgaattggagaaatacttgtgttaaggtttgtgagtcccgtagcatgcacgtatggtgaaccgttatgtaacgaagtcggagcatgaggtattttcTGATTgccatcctttgtgtggaggtcgggatcgcgcgatggttaaatcctaccaacccttcccctaggagcatgcgcgttgTACTTTGCTTCGATGAATaatagatttttgtaataagtatgtgagttctttatgactaatgttgggtccatggattatacgcactctcacccttccaccattgctagcctctcttgtgctgcgcaactttcgccggtaccatacacccaccatataccttcctcaaaacagccaccataacctacctattatggcatttccatagccattctgagatatattgccatgcaactttccaccgttccgttttattatgatacgttccatcattgtcatattgctttgcatgatcatgtagttgacatcgtatttgtggcaaagccacctttcataattttttcatacatgtcactcttgagtcattgcacatcccggtacaccgtcggaggcattcatatagagtcatattttgttctaagtatggagttgtaattttttgagttgtaagtaaatagaaatgtgatgatcttcattattagagcattgacccatgtgaggaaataaaagaaaaaaagagaaaaagaaaaaaagaaagaaaaagaaagaaaaaaatgagagaaaaagagagaaggggcaatgttactatcctttttccacacttgtgcttcaaagtagcaccatgatcttcatgatagagagtctcctatgttgtcactttcatatactagtgggaatttttcattatagaacttggcttgtatattccaacgacgggcttcctcaaattgccctaggtcttcatgagcaagcaagttggatgcacacccacttagttttctttttgagctttcataaacttatagctctagtgcatccgttgcatggcaatccctactcactcacattgatatctattgatgggcatctccatagcccgttgatacgcccacttgatgtgagactatctccttctttctgtcttctccacaaccaccatattctattccacctatagtgctatgtccatggctcacgctcatgtatttcgtgaaagttgaaaaagtttgagaattcTAAAGTATGTAACAATTGCTTGGCCAataccggggttgtgcatgatttgagtattttgtgtagtgaagatggagcatagccagactatatgattttgtagggttaaactttctttgaccatgttattttgagaagacataattgccttgttagtatgcttgaagtattattgtttttatgtcaatattaaacttttgttttgaatcttatggatctgaacattcatgccatacgaataaatatgttaggtagcattccacatcaaaaaattatgtttttatcatttacctactcgaggacgagcaggaattaagcttgggatgcttgatacgtctccaacgcatctataatttttgattgttccatgctattatattatctgttttagatgttttatatgcattaatatgctattttatattatttttgggactaacctattaacctagagcctagtgccagttcctgtttttccctgtttttgagtttcgcagaaaaagaataccaaacggaatgaaacctttgcgatgatttttcttggaccagaagaaaactaggagacttggagatgaagtcggaggagccacgaggcggccacaaggacggagggcgcgcccggggggtagggcgtgcacccacccttgtgggccccccgtgaccctcctgacctaattctttcgcctatatattcccaaatatccccaaaccaccagaggcatccacgaaaacacttttccaccgccgcaaccttctgtgcccgtgagatcccatctagggaccttttccctGGCGGAGGGgcattcgatcacggagggcttctacatcaactctattgcccttccgatgaagcgtgagtagtttacctcagacctacgggtccatagctagtagctagatgacttcttctctctctttgattctcaataccatgttctcctcgatgttcttggagatctattcaatgtaatacttttttgcagtgtgtttgccgagatccgatgaattgtggatttatgatcagcttatctataaatattatttgaatcttctctgaattcttatatgcatgatttgatatctttgtaattctcttcgaactatcggtttggtttggccaactagattggtttttcttgcaatgggagaagtgcttagctttgggttcaatcttgcggtgtcctttctcagtgacaataggggcagcaaggcacgtattgtattgttgccatcgaggataaaaagatggtgttttcatcatatttcttgagttaatTCCCCTACACCAAGTCATCTTACTTAATacattactctgttcttcatgaacttaatactctagatgcaggcaggagtcggtcaatgtgtggagtaatagtagtagatgcagaatcgtttcggtcttcttgacacggacgtgatgcctatattcatgatcatttccttcgatatcgtcataactatgcgcttttctatcaattgctcggtagtaatttgttcacctaccgtattatttgctatcttgagagaagcctctagtgaaacctatggccccccgggtctatttcccatcatataagtttctactttacatcatataagtttccaatctactattttgcaatcttttactttccgttccataaactaaaaatatttactttatcatttatctatctctatcaaaTCTCCCTTTTGCAAGTAAtcgtgaagggattaacaacccctttatcgcgttgggtgcaagttgtttgattgtttgtgcaggtattcggtgatttgtgctttatctcctactggattgatacattggtcctcaaactgagggaaatacttatctctactttgctgcatcaccatttcttcttcaagggaaaagccaacgcaagctcaagaagtagcagttgCTTGCAAGAGAGCTATCAAAGAGTGATGCAACCACCATGATGCTTGATTACTCCTCTTTACATGTGGATTTGTCAATATTGGACAAACCCCAAATTACATATTCTGAGATCGATCTTGATGATATATGGGTTGATCTTCTGCAGGCTCTCCATGGACCTCCTTTGGTGAGTAAACTGCAAAGTCTTATAGATGATAATAGCCTTGATGCTGAATTTGCAAATTTGGATACTAACATTCCTCGGTACACTAAGGAAGAAGCAAAAGAGGTTATATTTCCATATAGCTCCATATCATCCCGGTTACAAAAATATTGTCAAATTGCAGCTACGAACCTTGCAGGCATCTGCACTAAAACGGATGCATCAGTACTCGCCAAGGAGCGAGTATGAATTTTGTTATATGATGCCGACGCATCGGAAGCTAGTACGACTCTGACTAAGCTCCACTATGGGGTGCTCCAAACCCCGGTTGGAGTCTGGTCTGACGCTCGGGGTTGATAtcccttgggatccgggtggatgaCCATATGGAGCACTGAAGCCTAGCTATATGGCTACAAATAAAGCAATGCGAGGGAGGTAACCGGAAGTTTGTAGGTGTCTTTCTTAGCCTTGTGTCTTGAGTCTAGATGCATTCATGATCGCATTGGCACTTTTATTTTGCTTTGACTAGTTGTTATTTGAGTTGGTTTTGTGTTGTTTTCATTGGTAAAAAAATTAGCATGTCAGTAGCCTGTTTTTGTTGCATGTCTTCCCTTTTTTTATTGCAATATTTCTATGTGCCAAACGTGAGGAGGAAGCGCAAAAGCTTTTCATGAAGTTCTACAGCTCTAGGAGAAAAGATGGTGTTCCATACGATCGTCCCGGTCGTTTGAGCGCCCGTATGAGCTCATGGCCGCAAGAAATAGGAGATCCGGAGCAAAAGACGGCCTATTGTTCAAACGCTCGCGCTCGTACGAGCGGTCATTTCACCTGGCGACCACAATGAGTATCTCCCGGAGCGGACGATGGTGTTTTATACGTCCCCAACTGGCAATTTTAGTGCTTGTATGAAAGCAATAACACCTCCATCTGATTCATTTCGACGTCTGAGGTCGACGAGGTGTTTTCTAACCAATCATTTTCTTTGTAATCATTTTAAAGCTTTAAAGTTTGCCCCAACATAATTTTCTTCTTCCTTCGCCACCAATTTTCTGTCAAGACAGTACAAAGAAACTAGATGTAATAGAAATTACATCCATATTCGTAGACCACATAGTTTTAATACAATGATAAAGTGATTTGTTTGAAATAAACATGCACAGGGTGGTGCTTCTCACCGCAATAAATTGCTGAAAAATAACCAATAAGTTGGGAAGAATTTTTTTAGTTGAAGTTCAGAATAAAATCACAATACGGGTCTTCTATTTTTTCTAGAAATATCACGTTGCAACTGGTGGCTCGCACAAACAACTAAGGGAGAAGGCCCAGACCGCTCCGGCCCACCGACGCGAAACCCTAGCAAGTGGAGTACTGTGAGACCAAATCCATTTCCCTTTTGTTTTTATTACTCCCCATCTCAGTTCTCACTGGTCGGTCGGACGGAAGGACACACACCTGCTCCCCCCAAGGGAAAACCCACACCTTTCCCCtctcccgtcgccgccgccgccgccgtcgccgggcGCCATGTCGACGGGCGACATCGCCTGCCTCGAGCACGTCATGGACTGCTGCTTCCCGGCCTCCCCGGTCTCCCCCAACGCCCACCTctccgccgccacctcctccaccgACGGTGAGGACCGCATCAGCCCACTCCCCGACACCCTCCTGCGCAACGTCGTCTCCCGCCTCCCCGTCAAGGACGCCGCCCGCACCGGTGCGCTCTCGCACCGCTGGCGCGGGCTCTGGCGCGCCACCCCGCTCGCCCTCGACGACGCCCACCTCCTCCCGTCCCCCGTCCCCGCCGCCACATTGGTGTCCCGCGTCCTCGCCTCCCACCCCGGCCCCTTCCGCGCCGTCCGCATCGCCGAGATCCCCATCGACGAGTCCAACGAGGTGGCGCTCCTCCCGGAGTGGCTCCGCCACCTCGCCGACAAGGGCGTGGAGGACCTCACCCTCGTCAACCGCCCCTACTCCTTCGACGTGCCCGTGCAGCTGCCTGCGACCCTCCTCCGCTGCGGCGCCTCGCTCCGCCGCCTCTACCTCGGCGTCTGGCTCTTCCCCTTCACCACCGGCCTCCCGCGCGGCCCCGACGTCTTCCCCCACCTCCAGGAGCTCGGCCTCTGCCACGGCATCACGGAGGAGCGCGACCTCGACTACGTGCTCTCCTGCAGCCCCAAGCTGGAGACCCTGGCGCTCATCTCCAACTACGGCTACCCCGACCGCGTCCGCATcggcagccgcagcctccgctgCGTGCTGCTCTGGCATTCCTTGGCCGACGAGGTCGCTGCCGTGTCCGCCCCAAATCTGCAGCGCATCATTATCTACTGTACGCACCCCAGTGAGGATGGCGGGGTCATCAGGGTCAGGATCGGCCATGCTCCCCAGCTCGCCGTGCTCGGCTACTTGGACACGGCCACCCACGAGCTTGAGATCGGCAACACCATCATCAAGGTAGTCCTATTTTCCCAAATCTTTGAGTGGTATGCTATCTGGTTTGATTTGCATCGGATTCTAGCATCAATTGATCAATGTTGCGATGATGTGCAGGCTGGGGTGACAAAAGTTTGCCCAGATACAGTGGTTCCAAGTGTGAAGGTGTTAGCTCTGAAGGTCCGTTTCAGAGTGCCCAAAGAAGTCAGAACTCTGTTGTGTTTCTTGAGATGCTTTCCTGGAGTAGAGACCTTACACATCATGGCTGTGAGTTTTACTTTTACCCTGTGGCTCTATCTCTCTCTGCATTCAAAATTACCATTTTTGTACTGCTTGCATTCCATCGTTGGCTCGCTGAGTTGCGTGCTTTGATTTTGCAGTCCGACAACGACACCGACCACTACGATGACCCGGGTGAAGTCAAGCCCAGCGACATGCTCAAGTCCACATTCTGGCAGGGGGTCAGTCCGGTCAAATGCGTGAAGTCGCGCGTCCAGAAGCTGGTGTTCGACCAGTTCACCGGGGGCACGAACCAGGTTGAGTTCCTGAAGCTGGTTCTTGGGGGAGCTGTGTTGCTGCAGAAGGTGATTGTCCTGCTGGCCGGCCCGGATTCTATCTCCATTCGCGAGGCCACGAGCAAGCTGCAGCCATTGGCTTCCAAGAAAATGTGGGCGAGCAAGGTCTCGGGCAGAACTTCCTTGGAGGTCCGTGGTCGTGCGGCAGGCCAGGTTTGGAGGTACGACGAAGCATCTGATCTTTCTATGGGAGACCCGTTTATCTCTTAAGCCGGTATCGACAGATCGTTTGAATGGCGTGTTTCCTTGTGAAAGGGAACTAATGTAGCATTAGCCATTAGATAGCAGCTTTTTTTTGGGGTGTTGGGGGGATTTGGGCTTAGCAACGGAATGCCGTGCAAGACTTCTCATGACTTGGATATGTTGTTACCTGCAACTGCATGCAATGTGTTACTATTGTTGTGAGTTGCTCATGTTGTTATCTGAATGATAATTTCTCCATTCGATGTGATTTCCATGGGAGTAGTGTTTCCATGGTCTGTGGCTGTGGCTTGCACATGTTGGTATCTGCACTCAGTGTGATCTTCATGGTCTTACTTATGTTCTGATTGTTGATGTTACACCTTAGTTTGCTTCTAGTGTTTTTCTTCAGCTCATGTTGAGTCACGCCGCTGCTGGGATTCATCACTTGATCTATTGTGCGTGGGCTCTGGTTTTGTTCATCAGTTCGCAAGGTGGAAAATGTTGGGTTATTGATTTCCATGTATGATACGTGAATCTTAAACCTGCTGCATCCTGGGTTTGCGTGGATGTCGGTTTACTGTTTTGCTACTGGTCTTCCTTAAGTTTGATTGCTCCAGTTTGAGTGCTCACCATGATGCCTCATTCTAGAGTAAGACTTGGTTAACCATTATTTGTTTTCCGCGATTTAGAAATGTCAGGTTTGCTGAAATTTGGTCTTTTCTTGTGTATGCTAGCCTTTAAATGGGAAATCAAGATAATGCCACATATGCTTTTGTTCTTGATTTGAAAGACACAACTTCTTCCATGGTTCCACCACCAGTCTGAACTGTTCAACAGCAATGACGGGGTGCGTGAGCTGTACTGGCTCTCCCCAAGACACTGGTACTCCTGAAATGGTGCTTCGATTTGAATCTCCATATAATTTTTTTCCCTCTGCTTATTCTGGGGCATAACTTGAAATAACTGATGCCTACTCAGCGTGGAAGTTGCTGCGGTGAGAACCGAGAGCATTTCAGGAGTACCGGCGTAGGCAATAACTTATTTTGGGGCATTTTTGTGCTTCTGGAGTTCATTCTGCAGCACTTCTGTTGTTTGATAAGTACTCTAGACTCTTATAATATCATCATTCAATTGATTTGTTGCATGCTCCTGTCTCCGTATGATCTATGGGCATTAAGGTGTCTGTTCTTGCACTACCGTACCCGAAAAATGTGTCGCCTGGAAACTGTACAACATTGCCTTGAGTTTATATATATCCACAGTTCAGTAAACTGAACTTATATGATTCTGTTCAAGTCTGACAACGTCATTGAAAAGTTCAGGCATCGTTGGAAAGTgttcatgtatttgaaaaaaaattgcgAATTCAAAAGGTTGTTAATGATTTGTAAAAAGTTTGAAAAAACAATTCTTGGATTTGAATTTATTTCGtgattttaaaaaagttcacaaatttggaGAACGTTCGCGGATTTGCATGAGTTTGACTTTTTTGCGGATTTGAAAAAGAGGAAaggaaaacagaaacgaaaagaccgaaaagaaaaaggaagataaaaaaaacaaaaaacggCTCAGGAAAGGTTCTAGAACCTTCTGAAAGCCGGTAGGGGTGAAAACCGGAATAGGCCGGCCCATATAGCGCAGGGCGCTAGTGTCCCAGGGATGCGTTTGGTCTCCGTCCCATTGGGCCTAGATCTCCGGACGTGGCAACAGAaaagctcgcctccgccgcccggaAAACCTCGTCGCCTCGTCATCTCTCCTGCGCAACTCAGAGCTGGATTCAGACTCGTCGCCCGCCGCCCCTAGCCGCCATTACCGACGGTACGGTTCAGATTCGTCGCACAAAGGAAGCCGAGGATTTTAGCCGCCACTGCCCTCAAAACTTGAATCCGATCACCCGGAACAACTCGTCTTCCCTGAGGCTCCGCCACACGTCTACCGGCGACAGGTTTCAACTGCCCTTCCGCCGGTGGCTGCAAGAAATCCAGTTTCGCTGGCCATGGAAAATTCAAGGGAGGCGACCATCAGCGCTGCAGGGAACGCTGTTCCGATGAGTTTGGACGAGAGGTTCACAACAATCAGGAGCATCGGGCTGGAGAGCGCCGACGAGGACGAGCTCATGACGCTTCTGGAGAGGAAGGCCGCACCTATCGCCTACGTCTGGTGCAATCCCTCCCCATGGGTACACATCGGCCAGGGGATCATGATGGTGTTCAACGTCAACAAGCTTCTCAAAGCCGGCTGCAGGGTCAAGATCCTGATGGCAGATTGGTTTGCCTATATTCTCCGCAAATCCGATGACCTAAGCAAGATCCAGGCCATCGGACGCTACATGATCGAGATATGGAAGGCGGCAGGCCTGGACCTCAACGGGGTGGAGTTCGTGTGGCTGTCGGACGAAGTAAACGGCCCGGCCTCCGGCGAGTACTGGGCGCTTCTCATGGACATTGCCAGAAATAACATTTGAGGAGGGCGGTGAGGTGCTGCGGGATCGAGGAGCCGCCCGTGGAGTACCGAGAGCTCGTCAAGCCGCATGAACGGGGCGATGTGGTGGGCGCGAGGGTCGTCCACACCTGCATGCAATGTGCCGCTGTGCTGTTCCAGAAGGCGGACATATGGCTGCTGTCCATGGATCATGAGGAGGGCCAGCCGGATGTCGGCACACTGACCAGAGAGTACTGCAGAGACATGAAGGGTGAAGATCATGGACCTATTATTCTGTCCCATAATAAGCTCCCCAATTTGATTTTAGACCATGAACATGTTAAAATACAAGATCCAATGTTTGGCATCTTCATGGAAGACGAGGAGCGAGATGTACTTGTGAAAATAAGGAACGCTCACTGTCCTGCAAAAGTTGCAGAAGGCAACCCGTGCCTGGAGTTCATCAAACATATTGTGATTCCGTGGTTTGGATGCTTTGAGGTGTCCGAGAAGGAAGAGGAGAGTGGTGGCATTTGCAGGACGTTTCATAAGATGGAGGAGCTTATCGCTGATTATGAAAGTggcgcactagtagaaaaagaggcttccatacgcccccattagtccccaaaataatcgaaccgcgacaaaaggggtctttagtcgcggttcgggaggagacccgcgaccaactatctgggcccagcgcgctcggtcgacagctggcggacgggaggggctttagtcccggttggcctggccaaccgcgactaaaggtccccgaaggcctttagtcgcggttggccaggccaaccgggactagaggcccatccagctggcggacgggaagggctttagtcccggttggcctggccaaccgggactaaaggtccccgaaggcctttagtcgcggttggccaggccaaccgggactaaaggcccatccctatatataggactcagctcacttcacttcactcagctcacttcacaatattcagaagggggtggtgggtttgcttttggttcctcctatgcacacaaggtgttcgatgaaatgcccgagagcctgaaacaaacatgatatgaagtgtccgagccacacttgagctttctcatttatttttcctccgcgatcgcggttagaaacttgaacctttcatgtgtcattgataaaatatgcatgtgtgtagttcattgtttaatttgtattatttctagctagttagtttaacaaatgcatgatggttaattatatactttatataataataatgcagatgaatcggcaatggatgtaaggtccccgactctccggcgagttcactacgggtttgaaagatttcctcgtagtggcaaatgcgaacaagcagcgaggttttattatctgtccatgtgctgtctgtaagaatcagaagggttactcctcctcaagagaggttcacatgcacctgcttcggcgcggtttcatgcgaagctataattgttggaccaagcatggagaaagaggggttagaatggaagaagatgaagaaggggatgatatcgatgacaactatcatgatcatttcggtgatactttcatggaggatgatgctgaaggtggggaagggttaggtgaaggtgaagaagaggcacatgatgagcccgctgatgatcttggtcggaccattgctgatgcacggaaaCGCtacgaaactgacaaggatagggagaatttggatcgcatgttagaggatcacaaaaagtcgttgtatccaggatgcgataatagtctgaaaaagctgggctgcacactggatttgctaaaatggaaggcacaggaaggtgtagctgactcatcatttgaaaatttgctgaaaatgttgaagaatatgtttccgaagaataacgagttgcccgccagtacgtacgaagcaaagaaggttgtctgccctctaggtttagaggttctgaagatacatgcatgcattaacgactgcatcctctaccgcggtgaatacgagaatttgaatgaatgccctgtatgcactgcattgcgttataagatcagaggcgacgaccctggtgacgatgttgagggcgagaaacccaggaagagggttcccgccaaggtgatgtggtatgctcctataataccacggttgaaacgtctgttcaggaacgaaaagcatgccaagtcgttgcgatggcacaaagaggaccgtaagtccaaCGGGGAGTTGAGgcacaccgctgatggaacgcaatggagaaagatcgacagagtgttcaaagattttgcagctgacgcaaggaacataagatttggtctaagtactgatggcatgaatccttttggcgagcagagctccagccatagcacctggcccgtgactctatgcatctacaaccttcctccttggttgtgcatgaagcgaaagttcattatgatgccagtgctcatccaaggccctaagcaacccggcaacgacatcgatgtgtacctatggccattagttgaagaactcttacagttgtgggccagacctggtgtacgtgtctgggatgagcacaaaggagaggaatttgacctacgagcgttgctttttgtaaccatcaacgattggcctgctctcagtaacctttcgggacagacaaataagggatacaatgcatgcacgcactacttacatgagactgaaagtgtacgtttggttaattgtaagaagaacgtgtacctgggtcatcgtcgatttcttccccgaaatcataacgtaagaaagaaatgcaagcatttcaacggcaaggcagatcaccggccgaagcctgcggaacgtactggtgctgagatatttgatatggtcaaggatttgaaagtcatctttggaaagggtcctggcggacaatcagttccgcggggagttgacgggcacgcacccatgtggaagaagaaatctatattttgggagctagaatattggaaagtcctagatgtccgctctgcaatcgacgtgatgcatgttatgaagaatatttgcgtgaacctgctaagcttcttgggcgtgtatgggaagacaaatgatacaaaggaagcacggcaggaccagcaacttttgaaagacccagatgaccggcatccggaatggtttcaaggtcgtgccagctacgctcttaccaaagaagagcaggtcattttttttgaatgcctgagcagtatgaaggtcccgtctggcttctcgtcgaatatagaaggaataataaacatggcagagaaaaagttccaaaacctgaagtctcacgactgccacgtgattatgacgcaattgcttccgattgctttgagggggctcctaccggaaaatgttcgagtagccattgtgaagctatgtgcattcctcaatgcaatctctcagaaggtaatcaatccagaagatctaccacggttacagaacgatgtggtccaatgccttgtcagtttcgagttggtgttcccaccatccttcttcgatattatgacgcacctcctgctccacctagttgaagagatttccattctcggtcctgtatttctacacaatatgttcccctttgagaggttcatgggagtattaaagaaatatgttcgtaaccgtgctaggccagaaggaagcatcgtcaagggctatggaaatgaggaggtaattgagttctgtattgactatgttcctgaccttaagccgattggtattcctcaatcgcggcacgaggggagactaagtggaaaaggcacgatcggaaggaaatcaacgatatgtatggacggtcattctatgactgaagcacaccacacagttctgcaaaattccagcttggtggctccgttcttcgagcaacacaaaaatattttacgctcggacaacccgggga
The sequence above is a segment of the Aegilops tauschii subsp. strangulata cultivar AL8/78 chromosome 6, Aet v6.0, whole genome shotgun sequence genome. Coding sequences within it:
- the LOC109741959 gene encoding FBD-associated F-box protein At5g60610 codes for the protein MSTGDIACLEHVMDCCFPASPVSPNAHLSAATSSTDGEDRISPLPDTLLRNVVSRLPVKDAARTGALSHRWRGLWRATPLALDDAHLLPSPVPAATLVSRVLASHPGPFRAVRIAEIPIDESNEVALLPEWLRHLADKGVEDLTLVNRPYSFDVPVQLPATLLRCGASLRRLYLGVWLFPFTTGLPRGPDVFPHLQELGLCHGITEERDLDYVLSCSPKLETLALISNYGYPDRVRIGSRSLRCVLLWHSLADEVAAVSAPNLQRIIIYCTHPSEDGGVIRVRIGHAPQLAVLGYLDTATHELEIGNTIIKAGVTKVCPDTVVPSVKVLALKVRFRVPKEVRTLLCFLRCFPGVETLHIMASDNDTDHYDDPGEVKPSDMLKSTFWQGVSPVKCVKSRVQKLVFDQFTGGTNQVEFLKLVLGGAVLLQKVIVLLAGPDSISIREATSKLQPLASKKMWASKVSGRTSLEVRGRAAGQVWRYDEASDLSMGDPFIS